In Vicinamibacterales bacterium, the DNA window AACGGCAGTCGGCCGAAGCAGGCCTGGTCCTCGCCCGTGCCACTCACGCGCGGATTGCCGGCCTCCACGCCAAGCGCTCGGCCACCGCGCAGGAACTGGACGACGCGACCGCGTCGTTGCGAGCGGCCGAAGCCCGTGCCGCCGGAGCCGCCGCGAGGGCCCAGCAAGCCGAGTCGGCCATCGAGGGCGCGAGTGCCGCCAGCGAGGCGGCGACCACGACGGAGTCGTTTGCCGTCATCACCGCGCCGTTCGACGGCGTCGTAACCGAGAAACTGGTCGAGACCGGCAACATGGCGTCGCCCGGCGCGCCGCTCCTCCGAATTGAAGACACGCGCGGCTTCCGACTGGAAGTGCGCGTAGACGAGTCGCGCGTCGGCCAGATTCAACCCGGCGCCACGGTGCCGGTCGCGCTCGATTCGGGTGTTGGCGGCGCCACCACCACGGTCAGCGGCACGGTCACGGAGATCAGCCGCGCCGTGGACGCCGACACCCGCGCGTTCCTCGTCAAGGTGTCGCTGCCGGACTCGTCCGGCCTGCGATCGGGACTGTTCGGGCGGGCGAGGTTCGCAGGGACGACGCGAAAGGCCCTGACCGTGCCGGCAGACGCCATCGTCAAGCGCGGCCAGGTGACCTCGGTATTCGTCGTCGACAACGGCGTGGCGCGATCCCGGCTCGTGGACCTCAGGGGCAACGAAGTGCTGGCCGGCCTCTCCGAGAAAGAGTCGGTGATCGTGGCTCCGGCCCCGGGGGTTACTGACGGCCGCCGCGTCAGCGTGGGAGGGCGGTAATGGCGCGGACTTACGGCGCGGCCGGCCAGATGGCGGCGGCGTTCATTCACTCGAAACTGACACCGCTCTTCATTCTCGCGTCGATGGCCCTCGGCACGCTGGCGGTGGTGGCCCTTCCGCGCGAGGAAGAGCCGCAGATCATCGTGCCGATGGTCGATGTCTTCGTGCAGATGCCGGGCGCCACGCCCGCCGACATCGAACAGCGCGTGACGCGGCCGATGGAGCAACTGCTGTGGGAAGTGCCCGGTGTGGAATACGTCTACTCGACCTCGAGCCCGGGCCAGTCGATGGTGGTCGTGCGCTTCAAGGTGGGTGAGGCTGAGGAAGCGGCGCTGGTCCGCCTCAACCAGAAGCTGGCGGCGAACGCCGACCGCATCCCGCCCGGAGTCATTGGACCCATCGTCAAGCCGCGGTCGATCGACGACGTGCCGATCCTGGCGGTCACGGTGTGGTCGGAGCGCTACGGCGATGACCAGCTGCGGTCGCTGGCCGCGCAACTGCGCGACGCCATCGCCGAGGTCACCGACGTATCGGAGGTGATGCTCATCGGCGGACGGCCCCGCCAGGTGCGCGTGGACATCGACCCGGCGCGGCTCTCGGCCTACGGGCTGGATCCCCTCGCCGTGCAGCAGGCCATCGGGCGCACGAACGCGCTCGGCACCGCGTCGGGTCCGGTCGCCGCCGGCCAGATGACCGGCGTTGAGGCCGGCAGCCGCCTGCGCACCGCCGATGCCGTGCGCAACACGGTGGTGACCGCCGCCGGCGGACGACCCGTGCTCGTGCGGGACGTCGCCGACGTCGTTGATGGCGACGCCGAGCCCTCGTCGTACGTCACCTTCCAGTCGGGCGAGTCCGGCGCTCACCCCGCGGTGACGATCTCCGTCGCCAAGCGCAAGGGCACCAACGCCATCGATGTTGCCCATCACGTCACGCAGAAGCTCGACACCCTGAAGGGATCGCTGGTGCCGTCGGACGTGCACCTCACCGTCACGCGCGACTACGGCGAGACCGCCGCCGAAAAGAGCAACGAACTGCTGTGGCACATGCTGCTCGCCGTGCTCTCGGTGTCGGCGCTGATCTGGCTGGTCCTGGGCCGCCGCGAAGCCGCGGTGGTACTCATCGCGATTCCGGTCACGCTCGCGCTGACGCTGTTCATGTTCTTTCTCTACGGCTACACGCTGAACCGCATCACGCTGTTCGCGCTGATCTTCTCGATCGGCATCCTCGTGGACGACGCCATCGTGGTGGTCGAGAACATCGTGCGGCACGCGCGGATGAGCACCGGGGAGTCGGGCGGGCTGGCGGCGATCGCCCTCCGCGCCGTCGACGAAGTGGGCAATCCCACCATCCTGGCCACGCTCGCCGTGGTCGCGGCGATCCTGCCGATGGCGTTCGTCGGCGGCCTCATGGGGCCCTACATGCGGCCGATCCCGATCGGCGCTTCGGCGGCGATGCTGTTCTCGCTCGTCGTTGCGTTCGTGGTCACGCCCTGGGCGGCCGTGCGGCTCCTCAAGCCGGAGACGCACCACGACCATGGCGAGGAAGACCTGTTGACGCGGCTCTACCGCCGGGTCATGGGGCCGCTGATTGCCAGTGCGCGGATGCGCGCGATCTTCCTGGCTGGCGTGGCGGCGCTGCTGCTCGCGGCCGTCGCCTTCGTCCCGCTCAAGCTGGTGACGGTGAAGATGCTGCCGTTCGACAACAAGAGCGAGTTCCAGGTGATGGTGGACATGCCGGAAGGCACCGCGCTCGAGACGACGGCGCAAGTGGCGTCGGCGCTGGCCACGGCCACGCTGGAAGACCCCGCTGTCGTCAACGTGCAGCACTACGTCGGCGCCTCGGCGCCGTACAATTTCAACGGCCTCGTGCGTCACTACTTCATGCGGCGCGCGCCGCACCTGGCCGACCTGCAGGTGAACCTGGTCGGGAAAGGCGAGCGCAGCGAGCAGAGCCACGACGTGGCGAGGCGCGTGCGCGAACGCCTGCTGCCAGTTGCCAGACAGTTCGGGGCCACGATCCAGGTCGCCGAAGTGCCGCCGGGCCCGCCGGTGCTGCAGACGCTGGTCGCCGAGGTCTACGGGCCGGACCCGGTGCGGCGCACGGCGGTGGCCGCGCAGGTGAAAGCGATCTTCGAGCAGACCCCTGGTGTCGTCGATACCGACTGGTACGTGGAGGAGCCGCACTCGAAGGTCCAGCTGGCGGTTGACGGGGAAAAGGCCGCCGCGGCGGGCCTGTCGGCGGCGGCGGTGGCCGCGGTGGTGCGCATGGCCGGATCGGGAGAGTCCGCGGGCCTGCTCCACGACGACCAGTCACGCGAGGACGTGCCCATCGTGGTGCGCCTGCCGCGGGCCGATCGCAGCCTCGAGGCGATTCAATCCATCCGGCTGAGCGGCACGAGGCCGGTCGCCGTGGGCGAACTGACCACGGCCGTGCGCACGCCGGAAGATGCCAGCCTGTATCACAAGAACCTGCAGGCGGTGACCTACGTGACCGGCGACCTGGCCGGAGAGAACGAGAGCCCGGTCTACGCCATCCTCCAGATGAACGAGGCGCTCGCGCGCCTGGAGCTGCCCGAAGGCTACGGGCTCGACGTCTTCAACGCCACGCAGCCGTTCGACACCTCGAAGTACGCGATGAAATGGGACGGCGAGTGGCACATCACCATCGAGGTGTTCCGCGACCTCGGCCTGGCCTTCGCCGCCGTGCTGCTGCTGATTTACGTGCTGGTGGTCGGCTGGTTCCAGTCGTTCAAGACACCGCTCCTGATCATGGCGGCGATCCCGTTCTCGCTGGTCGGCATCCTGCCGGCGCACGCGGCGATGGGCGCGTTCTTCACCGCCACGTCGATGATCGGCTTCATCGCCGGCGCCGGCATCGTCGTCCGCAACTCGATCATCCTGGTGGACTTCATCGAGCTGCGCCTGCGCGACGGCCTGCCCCTCGAGCAGGCGGTGGTGGACGCCGGCGCGGTCCGGTTCCGGCCGATGGCGCTCACCGCGGCCGCGGTCATCGTCGGCGCGGGCGTCATCCTGTTCGATCCGATCTTCCAGGGCCTCGCCATCTCGTTGATGGCGGGCGAAGTGGCCTCGCTCCTGCTGTCGCGCATGGCGGTGCCGGTCCTGTATTACATGGCGGCGCGCCGCGAGCACGCCGCGCCCATTGCGATGACCCAGCCGTTGGAGACCCTGTCATGAGCACACGAGGCAACGTCGCCTGGAAGTTCCCGCCGAAGGTGGTGCTGGTCGCCGTGGACTTCGGCGACGCGTCGGCCCGCGCGGCCGCCCTGGCGGGGGCGGTGGCGACGGCATTCGGCGCCCGGCTCAGCGCGATTCACGCCGAGCGGTTCGACCCGCCGCCGTACTTCACGCTCGAACAGATCACGAGGCTGGAAGCCGAGCGGCGCCTGTCGGAGACCGCGGCCGCCAGTCACCTCGCCCAGTTCGTGGCGGCGGCGACGCCGTGGCCGGTGGAGGCACGCATCGCCGACGAGCCGCCGGTTGACGCCATCCTGCACGCCGCCGCGTCAGCCGACCTGATTGTCGTCGGGACCCATGGCCGCAGCGGGCCAGGCCGCTGGTGGCTGGGATCGGTGGCCGAGCGCATCGTGCGCGGCGCCGCGGTGCCCGTGCTGGTGACCCGCGCCGGTGGCGCGGCGGCCCCGGTGGGCTTCGACCGAATTGTGCTGGTCGGCGAAGGCATCGAGCCGGCCTCCGACGGGCTGCTGGTGGCCCAGGGACTGGCCGACGCCTTCAAGGGCCGCGTCATTCCCGGCGGATCGGTCACGCGCTGCCAGCCCGATGTCATGGAGGGCGCGTCGCTCGTCGTCATGGAGATGGGGAGCAGTCACGCGGCGTGGTCGATCACCGACCCGGTGGCGAAAGTGCTCGGCGCCTGCGAGCGACCGGTGCTGTTCGTGCCGCCGCACCAGCAACCGGCAACGAAGAACTAAGATGGACGGAGAGCGATATGAACGTTGAACAAATGCTGAGGATGATTGCCGGTGGCTTCGTGGCCGCGAGCGTGCTGCTCGGGATCTACGTCAACCAGAACTTCCTGTGGTTCACGCTGTTTGTGGGACTGAACCTGTTCCAGTCGGCGTTTACGCAGTGGTGCCCGATGATGGCGATCTTGCGGAAGGCCGGCGTGCGCGGATGATCAACGCCCTGATCTTCCTCGTCGTGTGGGTGGCCCTGCAGTGGTGGGTGCTGCCGCGTCTCGGCGTGCCGACGTGAGCGGTTCCTC includes these proteins:
- a CDS encoding efflux RND transporter periplasmic adaptor subunit gives rise to the protein MTGAAVALLSLGLAACSAPTDKAPADAAAPIAVTVAPVTMAEIAEAIEAGGVVQARTTATLTARILAPVREVRVSPGDRVRSGQVLIVLDGRDLSAGARGARAAALAAGQGSTAAAAERQSAEAGLVLARATHARIAGLHAKRSATAQELDDATASLRAAEARAAGAAARAQQAESAIEGASAASEAATTTESFAVITAPFDGVVTEKLVETGNMASPGAPLLRIEDTRGFRLEVRVDESRVGQIQPGATVPVALDSGVGGATTTVSGTVTEISRAVDADTRAFLVKVSLPDSSGLRSGLFGRARFAGTTRKALTVPADAIVKRGQVTSVFVVDNGVARSRLVDLRGNEVLAGLSEKESVIVAPAPGVTDGRRVSVGGR
- a CDS encoding DUF2892 domain-containing protein, which translates into the protein MNVEQMLRMIAGGFVAASVLLGIYVNQNFLWFTLFVGLNLFQSAFTQWCPMMAILRKAGVRG
- a CDS encoding efflux RND transporter permease subunit — its product is MARTYGAAGQMAAAFIHSKLTPLFILASMALGTLAVVALPREEEPQIIVPMVDVFVQMPGATPADIEQRVTRPMEQLLWEVPGVEYVYSTSSPGQSMVVVRFKVGEAEEAALVRLNQKLAANADRIPPGVIGPIVKPRSIDDVPILAVTVWSERYGDDQLRSLAAQLRDAIAEVTDVSEVMLIGGRPRQVRVDIDPARLSAYGLDPLAVQQAIGRTNALGTASGPVAAGQMTGVEAGSRLRTADAVRNTVVTAAGGRPVLVRDVADVVDGDAEPSSYVTFQSGESGAHPAVTISVAKRKGTNAIDVAHHVTQKLDTLKGSLVPSDVHLTVTRDYGETAAEKSNELLWHMLLAVLSVSALIWLVLGRREAAVVLIAIPVTLALTLFMFFLYGYTLNRITLFALIFSIGILVDDAIVVVENIVRHARMSTGESGGLAAIALRAVDEVGNPTILATLAVVAAILPMAFVGGLMGPYMRPIPIGASAAMLFSLVVAFVVTPWAAVRLLKPETHHDHGEEDLLTRLYRRVMGPLIASARMRAIFLAGVAALLLAAVAFVPLKLVTVKMLPFDNKSEFQVMVDMPEGTALETTAQVASALATATLEDPAVVNVQHYVGASAPYNFNGLVRHYFMRRAPHLADLQVNLVGKGERSEQSHDVARRVRERLLPVARQFGATIQVAEVPPGPPVLQTLVAEVYGPDPVRRTAVAAQVKAIFEQTPGVVDTDWYVEEPHSKVQLAVDGEKAAAAGLSAAAVAAVVRMAGSGESAGLLHDDQSREDVPIVVRLPRADRSLEAIQSIRLSGTRPVAVGELTTAVRTPEDASLYHKNLQAVTYVTGDLAGENESPVYAILQMNEALARLELPEGYGLDVFNATQPFDTSKYAMKWDGEWHITIEVFRDLGLAFAAVLLLIYVLVVGWFQSFKTPLLIMAAIPFSLVGILPAHAAMGAFFTATSMIGFIAGAGIVVRNSIILVDFIELRLRDGLPLEQAVVDAGAVRFRPMALTAAAVIVGAGVILFDPIFQGLAISLMAGEVASLLLSRMAVPVLYYMAARREHAAPIAMTQPLETLS
- a CDS encoding universal stress protein, which produces MSTRGNVAWKFPPKVVLVAVDFGDASARAAALAGAVATAFGARLSAIHAERFDPPPYFTLEQITRLEAERRLSETAAASHLAQFVAAATPWPVEARIADEPPVDAILHAAASADLIVVGTHGRSGPGRWWLGSVAERIVRGAAVPVLVTRAGGAAAPVGFDRIVLVGEGIEPASDGLLVAQGLADAFKGRVIPGGSVTRCQPDVMEGASLVVMEMGSSHAAWSITDPVAKVLGACERPVLFVPPHQQPATKN